The Salvelinus alpinus chromosome 21, SLU_Salpinus.1, whole genome shotgun sequence genome has a segment encoding these proteins:
- the LOC139547696 gene encoding calmodulin-1 isoform X2 has protein sequence MADQLTEEQIAEFKEAFSLFDKDGDGTITTKELGTVMRSLGQNPTEAELQDMINEVDADGNGTIDFPEFLTMMARKMKDTDSEEEIREAFRVFDKDGNGYISAAELRHVMTNLGEKLTDEEVDEMIREADIDGDGQVNYEEFVQMMTAK, from the exons atg GCTGACCAACTGACTGAGGAGCAGATTGCTG AGTTCAAGGAGGCGTTCTCACTGTTCGACAAGGACGGCGACGGCACCATCACCACCAAGGAGCTGGGCACTGTCATGCGTTCTCTGGGACAGAACCCTACTGAGGCAGAACTACAGGACATGATCAACGAGGTAGACGCTGATG GTAATGGGACGATCGATTTCCCAGAGTTCCTGACAATGATGGCAAGGAAGATGAAGGACACAGACAGCGAGGAGGAGATCAGAGAAGCCTTCAGAGTCTTTGATAAG GATGGGAACGGCTACATCAGTGCGGCAGAGCTGCGGCACGTCATGACCAACCTCGGGGAGAAGCTCACAGACGAGGAGGTGGACGAGATGATCCGCGAGGCCGACATTGATGGAGACGGACAGGTCAACTATGAGG AGTTTGTGCAGATGATGACCGCCAAGTGA
- the LOC139547696 gene encoding calmodulin-1 isoform X3: MADQLTEEQIAEFKEAFSLFDKDGDGTITTKELGTVMRSLGQNPTEAELQDMINEVDADGNGTIDFPEFLTMMARKMKDTDSEEEIREAFRVFDKDGNGYISAAELRHVMTNLGEKLTDEEVDEMIREADIDGDGQVNYEEFVQMMTAK, encoded by the exons ATG GCTGACCAACTGACTGAGGAGCAGATTGCTG AGTTCAAGGAGGCGTTCTCACTGTTCGACAAGGACGGCGACGGCACCATCACCACCAAGGAGCTGGGCACTGTCATGCGTTCTCTGGGACAGAACCCTACTGAGGCAGAACTACAGGACATGATCAACGAGGTAGACGCTGATG GTAATGGGACGATCGATTTCCCAGAGTTCCTGACAATGATGGCAAGGAAGATGAAGGACACAGACAGCGAGGAGGAGATCAGAGAAGCCTTCAGAGTCTTTGATAAG GATGGGAACGGCTACATCAGTGCGGCAGAGCTGCGGCACGTCATGACCAACCTCGGGGAGAAGCTCACAGACGAGGAGGTGGACGAGATGATCCGCGAGGCCGACATTGATGGAGACGGACAGGTCAACTATGAGG AGTTTGTGCAGATGATGACCGCCAAGTGA
- the LOC139547696 gene encoding calmodulin-1 isoform X1, which translates to MGYRCACERCPTPVSTEVIWVSVSLPCQLIWSHVNTMEQLWLHIGVKEQPLGDWCNLPQLGYNIAGAVDNSHSCFLSSSQADQLTEEQIAEFKEAFSLFDKDGDGTITTKELGTVMRSLGQNPTEAELQDMINEVDADGNGTIDFPEFLTMMARKMKDTDSEEEIREAFRVFDKDGNGYISAAELRHVMTNLGEKLTDEEVDEMIREADIDGDGQVNYEEFVQMMTAK; encoded by the exons ATGGGATATCGGTGTGCATGTGAACGTTGTCCTACTCCTGTGAGCACTGAGGTTATATGGGTGAGCGTATCACTGCCATGTCAACTCATCTGGTCTCATGTGAATACAATGGAGCAGCTATGGTTACACATAGGCGTAAAAGAGCAGCCATTAGGCGACTGGTGTAATTTACCTCAATTAGGCTACAATATAGCAGGGGCAGTGGACAACTCTCACTCTTGCTTCCTCTCGTCTTCACAGGCTGACCAACTGACTGAGGAGCAGATTGCTG AGTTCAAGGAGGCGTTCTCACTGTTCGACAAGGACGGCGACGGCACCATCACCACCAAGGAGCTGGGCACTGTCATGCGTTCTCTGGGACAGAACCCTACTGAGGCAGAACTACAGGACATGATCAACGAGGTAGACGCTGATG GTAATGGGACGATCGATTTCCCAGAGTTCCTGACAATGATGGCAAGGAAGATGAAGGACACAGACAGCGAGGAGGAGATCAGAGAAGCCTTCAGAGTCTTTGATAAG GATGGGAACGGCTACATCAGTGCGGCAGAGCTGCGGCACGTCATGACCAACCTCGGGGAGAAGCTCACAGACGAGGAGGTGGACGAGATGATCCGCGAGGCCGACATTGATGGAGACGGACAGGTCAACTATGAGG AGTTTGTGCAGATGATGACCGCCAAGTGA
- the LOC139547695 gene encoding general transcription factor II-I repeat domain-containing protein 2-like: MAKRKAENRSFLDKWEAEYLFTYVKDKPVCLVCGVNVAVSKEYNIRRHYETKHHDKYKDLDMTQRSQKVEEMKRSLVSQQNMFKKATSQSEAAVKASYIVAAEIAKSARPFNEGEFVKKCMMKVCDLVCPEKKQAFSNVSLSRNTVADRTCDLATNLYDQLMEKGKDFVAFSLAVDESCDASDTAQLSVFIRGVDSNLCVTEELLGFKSMHGTTTGKEIFEEVSKCVTEIKLPWDKLVGLTTDGAPAMCGKKSGLVGRVREKMREENCAGELTVYHCIIHQESLCAKALKMEHVMTTVTQVVNFIRAKGLNHRQFKFFLEECGSEYADVPYHTEVRWLSRGKVLNRCFELREEICQFLETKGKDTAELREQKFLCELAFLCDISSHLDALNLQLQGRGRIITDMYAAVRAFKTKLCLWENQMLQGNPCHFPCCQTIKAQISTAVFPCAQFAEKLSVLAAEFSRRFADFDVQKCRFELLSNPFAVDVENAPTNIQMELIELQCNDMLKSKYDAVGAAQFPRFIPETMPQLRTQAAQMLSMFGSTYLCEQLFSSMKMTKTTHRRRLTDEHLRSILRISSAQSLSPDIDELASKKRCQVSGLGTSD, from the coding sequence atggcgaaaagaaaggcagaaaacaggagctttctggacaagtgggaggcagaatatctgtttacatatgtaaaagacaaacctgtttgtcttgtttgtggagtcaacgtggctgtaagtaaggagtacaacattagacgacactatgaaacgaaacaccatgacaaatacaaggacctggacatgactcaaaggagccagaaagtagaggagatgaaaagaagtttggtttcacaacagaatatgttcaaaaaagccacatcacaaagtgaggctgctgtaaaggctAGTTATATAGTGGCAGCAGAGATCGCAAAATCAGCCCGGCCCTTTAATGAGGGAGAGTTCGTGAAAAAGTGCATGATGAAAGTTTGTGACCTCGTATGCCCAGAGAAAAAGCAAGCATTTTCAAACGTGAGCCTGAGCAGGAACACAGTAGCTGATCGCACATGTGATCTTGCCACCAATCTGTATGACCAGTTGATggaaaagggaaaagatttcGTTGCGTTCTCCCTCGCTGTGGATGAGAGCTGCGACGCATCTGATACTGCTCAGCTGTCAGTCTTCATCCGTGGAGTGGACTCAAATCTGTGTGTTACGGAGGAGCTATTGGGATTCAAATCAATGCATGGCacaaccacaggaaaggaaatcTTTGAGGAGGTTTCCAAATGTGTAACTGAAATAAAGCTGCCGTGGGATAAACTCGTTGGATTAACGACAGATGGTGCGCCAGCGATGTGCGGTAAAAAGAGTGGACTGGTGGGCAGGGTTCGGGAGAAGATGCGGGAAGAGAACTGTGCAGGTGAGCTAACTGTTTACCACTGCATCATACATCAGGAATCACTGTGTGCCAAAGCCCTAAAGATGGAACATGTTATGACCACAGTAACACAGGTAGTTAACTTTATAAGAGCCAAAGGTCTGAATCACCGCCAGTTTAAATTTTTTCTAGAGGAGTGTGGTTCGGAATACGCAGACGTGCCGTATCACACAGAGGTGAGATGGCTAAGCAGAGGAAAAGTACTGAACAGATGTTTCGAGCTGCGTGAGGAAATATGTCAATTCCTGGAAACCAAAGGGAAGGATACAGCAGAGCTCCGGGAGCAAAAGTTTCTGTGTGAGCTGGCCTTTCTCTGTGACATCTCGAGCCATCTCGATGCGCTGAACCTGCAGCTTCAGGGGCGGGGGCGCATCATCACAGACATGTACGCTGCAGTGAGGGCCTTTAAAACTAAACTGTGCCTGTGGGAGAATCAGATGCTTCAAGGAAACCCTTGCCATTTTCCCTGCTGCCAAACCATAAAAGCGCAGATCTCTACCGCCGTGTTCCCATGCGCACAGTTTGCTGAAAAACTCAGTGTTCTCGCCGCTGAGTTTAGCCGGCGATTTGCCGACTTCGATGTCCAAAAATGTAGGTTTGAACTGCTTAGTAATCCCTTCGCAGTTGATGTGGAAAATGCACCAACCAACATCCAAATGGAGCTGATTGAACTCCAGTGCAACGACATGCTGAAGTCAAAGTATGATGCTGTGGGCGCCGCACAGTTTCCACGGTTCATCCCTGAAACAATGCCTCAGCTCCGCACCCAAGCTGCTCAGATGCTCTCCATGTTCGGCAGCACTTATCTATGCGAGCAACTTTTCTCCTCGATGAAGATGACCAAAACAACTCACAGGAGACGTCTGACTGATGAACACCTTCGCTCGATACTGAGGATTTCTTCAGCTCAGAGCCTGAGCCCAGACATTGATGAACTAGCATCCAAGAAGAGATGCCAGGTATCTGGCTTGGGGACATCAGATtag
- the LOC139547696 gene encoding calmodulin-1 isoform X4, with translation MRSLGQNPTEAELQDMINEVDADGNGTIDFPEFLTMMARKMKDTDSEEEIREAFRVFDKDGNGYISAAELRHVMTNLGEKLTDEEVDEMIREADIDGDGQVNYEEFVQMMTAK, from the exons ATGCGTTCTCTGGGACAGAACCCTACTGAGGCAGAACTACAGGACATGATCAACGAGGTAGACGCTGATG GTAATGGGACGATCGATTTCCCAGAGTTCCTGACAATGATGGCAAGGAAGATGAAGGACACAGACAGCGAGGAGGAGATCAGAGAAGCCTTCAGAGTCTTTGATAAG GATGGGAACGGCTACATCAGTGCGGCAGAGCTGCGGCACGTCATGACCAACCTCGGGGAGAAGCTCACAGACGAGGAGGTGGACGAGATGATCCGCGAGGCCGACATTGATGGAGACGGACAGGTCAACTATGAGG AGTTTGTGCAGATGATGACCGCCAAGTGA